TAATCACCGTGAGGTCAAGACAAACAAAAAACCAGCATCCCTGCTGTTTTCGTAGCTAAAATCTTTAGCTTGCGCTTTTCTAAAGTGTCCGCCCGGAAGGAATCGAACCTTCAACCTTATCCTTAAGAGGGATCTGCTCTGCCAATTGAGCTACGGGCGGAATCTAATATATAATAAGTAGAGAAAACTTTGATTTCAAGGAGGAAAGAAATGATTAAACTGACTGAATCCGCGATAAAAGAAATCAAAAGATTAAAAGAAGAAAAAAATCTGCAAAATCATGTTCTTAGAATAGGTGTACAGGGAGGAGGCTGTTCCGGTCTTTCCTATACTTTGGGCTTTGACACGGAAATTAAAGACAAAGACAAAGTTTTTGAAATTGAAGGAATCAAGGTGGTTGTTGACCAAAAAAGCTTGCTTTATATAGATGGAACAACCCTGACATACGAACAGTCCATGATGGGCGGCGGTTTCCGGTTTGAAAACCCCAACGCCAGCCGCACTTGCGGCTGCGGCGAATCATTCTCTCCAAAAAATTAAACTTCCGGAGCCCAATTTTGGGCTCTTTTTCTTTTGCGTTATGTGGATAACTAACGCTTTTACACTTTCGATTTATTTTCTATAATATCACTATGATAACAAAAAGGCAAAAACAAACCCTCGACTTTATAACCGACTATCAGGAGCAGAAAGGATATGCCCCCTCTCTTGACGAGATACGCAAGAAATTAAAACTCTCGTCAGTTTCAACAGCCCATTTTCATGTTTCTAAACTTCGCGATTTGGGACTTTTATCCAAAGAAGAGAACAAACCGCGCTCTATTGAAGCGTTCGGTCGCGAAACAATGGTAAAAATTCCACTTTTAGGGGCTATTGCTGCCGGTCAACCAATAGAGGCAATACAGAACAAAGAAATGATTGCCATTCCTAAAAGTAAGATCCCTTCTTCGTCAGAAGTTTACGCTCTCCGCGTGGTCGGGAGCAGTATGATTGACGAAAACATAAACGATGGCGATGTGGTTTTGGTGCGCCAGCAGGAAGTCGCGGAAAATGGCCAGCGGGTAGTCGCTTTGATAGACAATTACGAAGCGACGCTAAAAAAATTTTATAAAGAGCGCGGACATATCCGCCTACAACCTGCGAACAAAACTATGGAGCCGCTTATTTTTAGAAATGGGCGAGATGTTTCAATTCAAGGAATTGTGCTTGATGTTATTCGTGATGGGGGTTTTATGTCTCCAGTAGAAATTTATCCAGACGCAAAACTTCTTAATCGAGAAAGAAAAGTCAAAAATAGAGAAGCGAAAGAAAGGGCGCGGGGTGGTACAAAATTTCAAAAAGAAGCTTTTGCGGTTGCGCAAGCAAACGGCATTGAGAAGTTTACAGACAAAATTATATGTGGCGACAGCGGAGAAGTTTTGCGTAAAATCCCAACTGGTTCGATTGATATCATCATTACATCCCCACCGTATAATTTTGGCCTAGAATATAAAGACGATAAGAAAAATGATGCGATTCATTGGGACGAGTATTTTAAGAAGATAGATACAATTTGGAAAGAGTGTGCGCGCGTTCTAAAACCCGGAGGACGGCTCTGCCTTAACGTGCAGCCGTTGTTTTCAGATTACATTCCGACACATCATTTGATGTCAAAACAACTACTTAATCATGGGCTGATCTGGAAGGGAGAAATTTTGTGGGAGAAAAATAACTATAACTGCAAGTATACAGCATGGGGCAGTTGGAAAAGCCCCAGTATGCCATATCTAAAATACACGTGGGAATTTGTTGAAGTTTTCTCGAAAGATACACACAAAAAGACTGGCGACTCATCAAAAGCCGATATAACTGGTGATGAATTCAAAAAATGGGTTTATGCAAAATGGTCCATCGCTCCCGAACGAAACATGAAAGAATACGATCATCCTGCAATGTTTCCAAAAGAGTTAGCAACGCGACTAATGAAACTTTTTAGCTATCAAGACGATATTGTGCTTGATCCGTTCAACGGCGCGGGGACAACCACGCTTTGCGCCGCAGAAACAGGCAGAAAATATATCGGAATAGATATCTCACCAAAATACTGCAAAATCTCCGAGAAACGAATAAAGGAAATCCCCGCGAAGTTATTTTAGAGACGCTCTTTTAATGCGCGCTCAAAATATTTGATTGCGCGGTCTAATCTTTCGGGACGCAGTGGTTTATAAAACTGCTTTTTGTGTATTTCCCCTTTGATGTTTCGCTCTCCGTCCAGCATAGTGATGATCTCAATGTCGAGATTTGGAAAATGATACTCAAGAACTTTGACCGATGGGCTTCCGCTCGGATGATCAACGGCAACGGAGTAATCGCCACCAAGCATACTTTCTAATTGGAAAAGGCAGAATTTAAGTTTTGGAAAATGCTTTTTTAGCAAAAAGGCATCAACTAATATGCGTTTATACATCGCGACCTCTGCATACGCCTTACACTCAACTGAAAGCACAAATTCATCATCAATATAGACCTGTTTATCTTGGGACAGTTTATAAACATTTCCCCTTCCATCACTGATAGGATATTTTGTTTTGTTGATTTTGATGCGCAAAGGTTTGCCGCCGATATTTTTCCATGCGAGTAAAACCATCTCCTCGGCCATCGTCTCAACGAGCGTGCCCTTCAGCGAACGTAAAGTGCCGCCGGCACGAATGCGCCACATTTTTCGTATTGTTCTATTGTAGAATTTTATAAATCTGTTGAACATGTTGCTTAAAAAAATAATCTACTGGCTTTTTATCCTGCGCCCTCAAGAGGATTCGAACCCCTATTACAAGCTCCGGAAGCTTGCGTCCTATCCGTTGAACGATGAGGGCTTTTAGGTATAGCGATCCGCGACCACAAAAGCGGCAACCGCTTCGGGCTTTATGACCGCGTCAAATCCGAAACCTTTAGCCATGCCTAAAACGCTTTCTTTGAATTCTTTGGTCGGACCCACCTCTCCAACATCAATATGCACTGATATTTTATTGTCCCACAAAAAATCTTCGCCCACCCTGTCTTTTAAAACGCTTCTTACTTCCTGCGCCAAAGTAATTGATTTCATCGCTTCTTTATAAATCCGGTCTCTTAATGTCGGGCATTGCTCCACCCCGGATTTGGTCCAGAAATACCTTCCGCCGTTTCCGATTTTCCAGATGGCAACGGCGCTTACTATTTCGGTTTCATCCGAAGCCCTGGAATCGGAACCGATCATTAACGAATAATTGCGTCTCGGGTCTAACTGGACATAATTTAAAATCTCGTTTATAAGCTCGGTAAAAGAAATAATTTTATCGGCGGAATGAAATTTTAATTGTGAAAGCTCGGGTGTCATGGTCAGATAAGCGAAAGCTGCGGATTATCTTTGGCGGGAGCCATAGACCAATCCACTTTTAAAGTTTCCGGCTCCGGAGAATAGCGCGAAATAAATTTAACATAGCCAAACTCTTTTCCGTGCTCGTAAAGTTTTTTTGTAACTTCGACATCCTTTAAACAATAATCCTTAACTTCCTGAATCCGTCCCTGCCTGAACCATTCCAGCGCTTCAAGACCGTCGGCGCTTTTGGCCAAACCAAGCGTGGTCTTGGCCAGATTATCCAAGCTCACGCGAAAACCGGCGGCATTAATCACGCCGTCCATCATATCAAGTGCCGTAATTTTTTTCAGGTCTGTTTTTACGTATGGCTGCAAGACAGGCAGGTCAAATCCGCGGATATTGAATCCGATAAGTAATCCGGCATTCCCGAGCATACTCTCAAATTCCGAAAGTTCTTTTTCTTCAAAAATAAAATACTTGTCAGCCGCGTAAGAATAAGCCCCGAGAACCGACACGCCCAAAAGTTCGGGGTGCTCTCTGCCCCCGACTTCGGCGAACTCTTTTTTTGTCTCCAAATCAAAAATTATTATATCCTTCGCCATTTATTACTTTTACCATATTCCGGTAAAAAATCAAAAGAGTGACGCAAAATTCATTTTTTGCGACCGCGATGTGTTTGCGGCTCGGCGAGATTGCTTTCTCCGACCGGCCGTTCTTTGCCCCAGCGAGCAAAGCCGGCCTACGTTCTCGGCGCAAAATCGCCCAGCCCTTTTGGTTAATTCCAAAAGGGCTGGGCGAACCATGCTTTTGCGCCTCCGAAAGTTCTCCGAAAGCAAACATCGCCTCGCCTTACGCAAACCATCGCGGTCTAAATATCCACTCGAAGCGCCGCAAAATTGATTTTCGTTGGCTTGCGGAGGGACTTTGAAAATTAAAGAGTTTTGAAGTGAAAAATAGCGAGTAGGAAATTCCTGAGCGTAGCGAAGGAGGAACGATGGAGCGTTATTTTTCGCGAACAAAACGACTATAATTTTCAAGACCCGGAGCACCGTCATAAGAAAACAATTTTGTGACGCTTTGAGGGTCTTGCGAGTTAGGAAAAAATGAATCCCGTTAGAAAGACATTAAATAATATTTCTAAATAAAAATATGTTAAAGAAAGTTGGACAAAGGGCTTTCTAACGGGATGAATTTTGCGGCTTAAAGAGGTAAATCTATGGCGTAAGCGCCCGCGCCGGTCAAAACCAAAGAAAGGGCCGCGACCAAAAGCATCAAATCAAACTCATAGCCGCCGACAAAACCCTGTTTCGCTTTCACTTTCCAAATGGCAACCAGCATATCAATCGCGATAAGCAGAGCCGCAAGCTGGGTTGCAAAACCGACGATCAGCGCGATCCCGCCGAAAAATTCAACGACCCCCACCACAAAAACCCAGAATTTAGCGGGCTTAATTCCGACGGATTCGAAAAAGCCGACGGTCTGACTGAACCCGCCGAAAAGTTTCGGATATCCGTGAGCGACGAAAATCAAACCAACAATTAAGCGCAACAGGAGGGGCGCGAAAAAACCATAATCAAGAAATCCCGGAAATAAATTCAGCATAATTTAAATTAAAAAAATAAAAAACGACCTTTAATTTATAAATCCCTTAAGCCAGTTTATTATATCATCCATAAGTTCGGAGTGTGCGCTGAATAAATCCGTGCCGTGTCCGCCGACATCATAAATTTTAATCTTTTTGCGGCAATTTGCTGTGTCATAAATATTTTGGGACATTTCATCTGCCGCTCCGCCGGAACGAACATCGTCCTTGGCTGCGATAAAAAACGCGCCTTGCTCCGGTCTGATTTTTTTTGCCAACGGCAATGTTTCTATCCCTTTATAATTAAGGCCGGCCGAAAGCAATACGGCCGCCGAAACCCTATCCGATTCCGCTAAATACTGCAAAACCAGATTCGCGCCGATAGAGGCGCCGGCTAAGAAAATTTTGGAATGCTTTTCGGCGGTCATAAAACCAACGGCCGCGCGGACATCCTCAATGCTTTTTTGATGATCGGCATCAGAAAAATCGCGATAGCCGTCCGGGCCTCCTTCCGATTCTCCGTGCCCTCTTAAATCAATGGCCAGCGCGCCGAACCCGGCCTCGTTTAGTTTTTTGGCAAACCCCGCCCAGCTCTTTTTATCCGCCGGCATCATGTGTAGCATCAAAACGCCCGGGCTTCCCGCTTCGCCCCGATAGTGGTCACCCGCGATATTTACGTCATCGGCTGTTCTTAAATTTATTCTTTCCGGCATTTTTTTATTTTACCAAAAAAATACTATACTTAAAAATATGGCTAATGTAATCGGAATAATATTGGTTGTAATCCTGGTCGTCATTTTATGGTTCTCCGGCGGGGGGCTTGTTCAGCTGATCGCACCTCCGAACGGCGGTCAGCAAACCACGCAAACGGAAAACGACATTCCTCTCGTAGAAACTCCGAGCGAAACTAAAAATATAAGAATATACAGCGCGAGCTCCAGATCTGACGAACCTGAAAATGAATATATCGAAATACAGGCCGACTATTCGAATACAGTGCCGATAAATATAAGCGGATGGAAACTTCAAAATCGCGATGGAGACATTTTCATCTTACCAACCGGAGCCGGTTTACCTTATTCAGGGCGAGTCAATATAGAAGAAGCTATAAAATTAAACCCTGGCGAAAGGGCAATAATTATAACCGGACGTAGCCCGATTGAAGTTAGTTTCAGGCCTAACGCCTGCACCGGCTATTTCAATCGTCTTTATGAATTTAACCCCCGCCTGCCGGAAAACTGTCCGGAGCCCAACGAAGAAAAAGGCGTTGACGACCAAAACGACGCTTGTTTTTCATATCTAAAAACCGTTTCCCGATGTAAAACCCCGGTCGCATCCGATATGCCGTCGGATGTTGATTTCGCCTGCCGCGAATTTATTGACCAAAGATTAAGCTATGCCGGGTGCGTTGAAAACCACAAAAAAGACGCGAATTTTTTTTCGGGCGAATGGAGAATATACCTAAAACAGGACAAAGCAATATGGTCTAATGTCCGCGAGAACATAAAACTTTTTGACCAAAATTCCGATTTGGTCGCGGAAACCTCCATATAGCCGGCTATTTTATCTCAAAAGTTATATTAACCGAACTTGTTATCTCATTCTCTCCGGTCGGAGTGGACGGAACCACCGCGCCCGAAATGTCTCCACCTTTACCAAATGCTTCTACGGCAAAAATCGGTATGGGAGAGGAAGAAAATTCGTTAAACGAAACTATTTTGCCCAAGCGAACACCGAGCGAATCTGCCAAAGTCCGCGCTTTTTTCTTCGCTTCAGCTACGGCCTTATCACGAGCTTCTTCTTTTGCTTTATCCGGATCGTCAAGCTTAAAAACCAGCGAACCAACTTCATTAACTCCAACTTTCGCAAGACCGCTCAAAAACGACCCCGTTTTATTAAGATCCCTGATTTTTAGCTCCATAGTTTGGCGCACCTGATAACCCAGGAAAACGCGGCGGCCCTTAGGATAATCATAAACAGAATTGATTGTGTACGAAGTTGTTTTTAAATCTTTATCTTCAACTCCGGAATTCTTGAGAAACCCCACGGCATCATTGATAACGCGCGCGGAATTCTTTTGGGCGTCAGCCACGCTTGCTTCTTCGGATTCAACGGAAAAAGAAACCAGTCCGATATCCGGCCGAACAAAAACGCTCCCCTCCGCGCTTATTGAAACGGTCGGGGCGGAAAGCGAGGGGCGCGTGATGTCTTTGACTTCGGCGAAAAATTTAGCGCCGATCCAAAAAGTCAAAACAACTGTAAAAACTATTAAAGTGTAACAACCGGCCTCGCAATGAGCCAATAGGTCACCGGACCAAAAAGGTTTTTTCCCGTTAGACATTTTAGTCATTTTTTAAAATTACTTTAATTGGTAATCAAGCTTAAATAGATTATACAACAATTTCTGAAATTTATTATCCACACTCTGCGCGTTTTAAAAAAATAGAGCTCGGGGGAGCCCTATTCAATATGAAAGATGCCGTGGAGCTTTGTCGGCCGACCCAGAGATAAAAACAAGTTTAAAAAAGATTTCAGATCAGCCACCGCTTGTTCAAACAAAAATTGCCCCAGAGACGGTGAAGGCATTTTTATTATGGCTATCCGGCTTTCCTGATAATCAAATTCGGTTCCTTCTTCAAAACTTTGATCGTGAGTCAAAACAAAAACTCTGCTCTCCCTATAATCTTTAGCAGCCATGGTTTCAAAACGTCTGAGAAGTTTTCTATCGGACAGACGATTAAAATTATCGCCATCATGAACTATTTTCACCAGCGGACTAAAGCCTTCAAGCTCGCGTTTTATTTCCCCGGCGTTGACATCAAGGAAAATCACGATTCGGTATTGACCCGCCGGTTTCGGCATCGACGCTCCTTTTATGAAAAAACTCTAATTATAGAATACCTTCAAATAAAACAGCACGCAATGCGGGCTGTTTTATTTGGAGACGCAAAAACAATCAATCAAACCTGTTTTCGTCGGAATGTTTTTTTATCTCGGCGACAAGCATCGCGATATGAGCAT
The genomic region above belongs to Candidatus Niyogibacteria bacterium and contains:
- a CDS encoding DoxX family protein, whose protein sequence is MLNLFPGFLDYGFFAPLLLRLIVGLIFVAHGYPKLFGGFSQTVGFFESVGIKPAKFWVFVVGVVEFFGGIALIVGFATQLAALLIAIDMLVAIWKVKAKQGFVGGYEFDLMLLVAALSLVLTGAGAYAIDLPL
- a CDS encoding iron-sulfur cluster assembly accessory protein → MIKLTESAIKEIKRLKEEKNLQNHVLRIGVQGGGCSGLSYTLGFDTEIKDKDKVFEIEGIKVVVDQKSLLYIDGTTLTYEQSMMGGGFRFENPNASRTCGCGESFSPKN
- a CDS encoding ribonuclease H-like domain-containing protein, which translates into the protein MAKDIIIFDLETKKEFAEVGGREHPELLGVSVLGAYSYAADKYFIFEEKELSEFESMLGNAGLLIGFNIRGFDLPVLQPYVKTDLKKITALDMMDGVINAAGFRVSLDNLAKTTLGLAKSADGLEALEWFRQGRIQEVKDYCLKDVEVTKKLYEHGKEFGYVKFISRYSPEPETLKVDWSMAPAKDNPQLSLI
- a CDS encoding alpha/beta fold hydrolase — its product is MPERINLRTADDVNIAGDHYRGEAGSPGVLMLHMMPADKKSWAGFAKKLNEAGFGALAIDLRGHGESEGGPDGYRDFSDADHQKSIEDVRAAVGFMTAEKHSKIFLAGASIGANLVLQYLAESDRVSAAVLLSAGLNYKGIETLPLAKKIRPEQGAFFIAAKDDVRSGGAADEMSQNIYDTANCRKKIKIYDVGGHGTDLFSAHSELMDDIINWLKGFIN
- a CDS encoding restriction endonuclease, with the protein product MFNRFIKFYNRTIRKMWRIRAGGTLRSLKGTLVETMAEEMVLLAWKNIGGKPLRIKINKTKYPISDGRGNVYKLSQDKQVYIDDEFVLSVECKAYAEVAMYKRILVDAFLLKKHFPKLKFCLFQLESMLGGDYSVAVDHPSGSPSVKVLEYHFPNLDIEIITMLDGERNIKGEIHKKQFYKPLRPERLDRAIKYFERALKERL
- a CDS encoding site-specific DNA-methyltransferase gives rise to the protein MEPLIFRNGRDVSIQGIVLDVIRDGGFMSPVEIYPDAKLLNRERKVKNREAKERARGGTKFQKEAFAVAQANGIEKFTDKIICGDSGEVLRKIPTGSIDIIITSPPYNFGLEYKDDKKNDAIHWDEYFKKIDTIWKECARVLKPGGRLCLNVQPLFSDYIPTHHLMSKQLLNHGLIWKGEILWEKNNYNCKYTAWGSWKSPSMPYLKYTWEFVEVFSKDTHKKTGDSSKADITGDEFKKWVYAKWSIAPERNMKEYDHPAMFPKELATRLMKLFSYQDDIVLDPFNGAGTTTLCAAETGRKYIGIDISPKYCKISEKRIKEIPAKLF
- a CDS encoding SIMPL domain-containing protein (The SIMPL domain is named for its presence in mouse protein SIMPL (signalling molecule that associates with mouse pelle-like kinase). Bacterial member BP26, from Brucella, was shown to assemble into a channel-like structure, while YggE from E. coli has been associated with resistance to oxidative stress.), whose protein sequence is MSNGKKPFWSGDLLAHCEAGCYTLIVFTVVLTFWIGAKFFAEVKDITRPSLSAPTVSISAEGSVFVRPDIGLVSFSVESEEASVADAQKNSARVINDAVGFLKNSGVEDKDLKTTSYTINSVYDYPKGRRVFLGYQVRQTMELKIRDLNKTGSFLSGLAKVGVNEVGSLVFKLDDPDKAKEEARDKAVAEAKKKARTLADSLGVRLGKIVSFNEFSSSPIPIFAVEAFGKGGDISGAVVPSTPTGENEITSSVNITFEIK